In one window of Gossypium arboreum isolate Shixiya-1 chromosome 4, ASM2569848v2, whole genome shotgun sequence DNA:
- the LOC108457697 gene encoding 40S ribosomal protein S9-2 produces the protein MVHVSFYRNYGKTFKKPRRPYEKERLDAELRLVGEYGLRCKRELWRVQYALSRIRNAARDLLTLDEKNPRRIFEGEALLRRMNRYGLLDESQNKLDYVLALTVENFLERRLQTLVFKTGMAKSIHHARVLIRQRHIRVGRQVVNIPSFMVRVDSQKHIDFSLTSPFGGGRPGRVKRKNQRAAAKKAAGGDGDEDDEE, from the exons ATGGTTCACGTCAGTTTCTACCGCAACT ATGGGAAGACCTTTAAGAAGCCACGACGTCCGTATGAGAAGGAACGATTGGATGCTGAGTTGAGGCTTGTAGGAGAGTATGGGCTCCGATGTAAGAGGGAGCTGTGGAGGGTTCAGTATGCTTTGAGCCGCATCCGTAATGCTGCTAGGGACCTTCTCACTCTTGATGAGAAGAACCCTCGTCGTATTTTTGAAGGTGAAGCCCTTCTTCGTAGGATGAACAGATATGGACTTTTGGATGAGAGCCAGAACAAGCTCGATTATGTGTTGGCTTTGACTGTTGAAAACTTCCTTGAACGTCGTTTGCAAACGCTCGTGTTCAAGACTGGTATGGCCAAGTCAATTCACCATGCACGTGTGTTGATCAGGCAACGACACATAAG GGTCGGGAGACAGGTTGTGAACATCCCGTCCTTCATGGTGAGGGTCGACTCCCAAAAGCATATTGATTTCTCTCTTACTAGTCCGTTTGGAGGTGGCCGCCCCGGAAGAGTGAAGAGAAAGAACCAGAGAGCAGCTGCCAAGAAGGCTGCTGGTGGAGATGGTGATGAAGATGATGAAGAGTAA